One window of Channa argus isolate prfri chromosome 4, Channa argus male v1.0, whole genome shotgun sequence genomic DNA carries:
- the ptpn5 gene encoding tyrosine-protein phosphatase non-receptor type 5, giving the protein MTRRLSSSTRSHTEDSIFLRPDEDPVWLDEPTKTEKLGDGAPKKDLFPECIDGPKGGQSPQGEEVFMHKVYALVIEIHCWAALFVVSQVTGYWVFFVVEGNGLFSSIYKALQVIDFYLGFILPCHPIFGMDSTVLMREVVDTKQHNWIVHGTSGIGVAICVIMVVHMVYKWRYGTGLWSAETISMDIGDRRQSVSRQPSFTLSEWTDAQEDLLDLDPVPQTPVFDMGTDSRTEGDAATLTVTPVGLQERRGSNVSLTLDMCTPGCTEPYGYGAQLSPRDQSAQEYLRQATHILTPAMLHTRALDDQSLQSEFYETPMNFVDPKEYNYPGLVRKNRYKTILPNTHSRVILKSQGEDDFLTTYINANYLKGYGGEECAYIATQGPTVNTVGDFWRMVWQERTPIIVMITNLEEKNEKCAEYWPEDTVTHEGIEITVISVTQEDDYSLRVFTLKYEGEERSLWQYWYTSWPDQKTPDKAPPLLELVQEVERAREEASPSSGPIIVHCSAGIGRTGCFIATSILCKQLRTEGVVDILRTTCQLRLDRGGMIQTCEQYQFVHHVLSLYEKQLSHTAEE; this is encoded by the exons ATGACCCGCCGGCTGAGCAGCTCCACCCGTTCCCATACTGAGGATTCCATCTTCCTGAGGCCTGATGAGGACCCCGTGTGGCTGGATGAGCccacaaagactgaaaaactAGGCGATGGAGCCCCTAAAAAAGACTTGTTCCCAGAATGCATAGATGGACCTAAAGGTGGTCAAAGCCCACAGGGAGAGGAGGTGTTTATGCACAAGGTGTACGCGCTGGTGATTGAGATCCACTGCTGGGCTGCACTGTTTGTTGTTTCCCAAGTCACG GGATACTGGGTGTTTTTTGTGGTGGAAGGAAACGGACTATTCTCCTCCATCTACAAAGCCCTGCAAGTTATTGACTTCTACCTTGGCTTCATCTTACCCTGCCATCCAATTTTTGGAATGGAC TCAACGGTGTTAATGAGGGAAGTGGTAGACACCAAACAGCACAACTGGATTGTCCATGGAACTTCAGGCATTGGTGTAGCCATCTGTGTTATCATG GTTGTCCACATGGTGTATAAGTGGCGTTACGGCACTGGTTTGTGGTCAGCAGAAACGATATCGATGGACATCGGTGATCGGCGGCAGTCTGTGAGCCGTCAGCCCTCTTTCACCCTGTCAGAATGGACAGATGCACAGGAGGATCTACTGGACCTTGACCCTGTGCCACAAACACCAGTCTTTGACATGGGCACTGACTCTAGGACAGAGGGAGATGCTGCCACTCTTACCGTCACACCTGTGGGGCTTCAGGAGAG GAGAGGCTCCAATGTTTCCCTTACCTTGGATATGTGTACACCAGGCTGCACTGAGCCCTATGGATATGGAGCCCAACTTTCACCCAGAGACCAGTCAGCCCAGGAGTATCTCCGACAGGCAACACACATCTTGACCCCCGCCATGCTACACACCAGGGCCTTGGATGACCAGAGCCTGCAGTCTGAGTTTTAT GAAACTCCCATGAACTTTGTGGACCCTAAGGAGTACAACTATCCAGGGCTGGTGAGAAAGAATCGCTACAAAACCATCTTACCCA ATACACACAGCAGAGTGATCCTAAAGTCACAGGGTGAAGATGACTTCCTCACTACTTACATCAATGCTAATTATCTCAAA GGTTATGGGGGTGAGGAGTGTGCATACATCGCCACCCAGGGTCCTACTGTGAACACAGTGGGGGACTTCTGGAGGATGGTGTGGCAGGAGAGAACTCCAATCATAGTGATGATCACCAATCTGGAAGAGAAAAACGAG AAATGTGCAGAGTACTGGCCTGAGGACACTGTGACCCATGAAGGCATCGAGATCACCGTAATCTCAGTAACCCAGGAGGATGACTATAGTCTGAGGGTGTTTACTCTGAAG TATGAGGGAGAGGAGCGCAGTCTGTGGCAGTACTGGTACACTTCATGGCCTGATCAGAAGACTCCTGACAAGGCCCCACCCCTGCTGGAACTGGTACAGGAAGTTGAAAGGGCCCGAGAAGAAGCCTCACCTTCCAGTGGCCCAATAATTGTGCACTGCAG TGCTGGAATTGGTCGAACTGGTTGCTTCATTGCCACCTCCATCCTGTGCAAGCAGCTGAGGACTGAAGGCGTGGTTGACATCCTGAGAACCACCTGCCAGCTCCGTCTGGACAG GGGTGGAATGATCCAGACGTGCGAGCAGTACCAGTTTGTTCATCATGTCCTCAGCCTATATGAGAAGCAGCTGTCTCACACTGCTGAGGAGTAG